The following proteins come from a genomic window of Sphaerisporangium rubeum:
- a CDS encoding FG-GAP repeat domain-containing protein, with protein sequence MNLSFAWTRQTRRRAGKPAGLVVAISAGLVVGLPGPAVAEPTPGPQASDVNAARALAACDPSGTTGTDSALAAELNGKLKAKMRGYMSAYRVSCARMVVKAVRDRGLHSRAAVIAITTTIVESSIDNISEELDHDSLGLFQQRASWGTRAQRLDPIWATNAFLNKMLSKYPNNAWRTAPIGEICQAVQVSAYPDRYQPQAGDAQIIVDTLWGGVSATDFSGDGKADVLARNATTKDLHLYRGNGSGGFQSGTGENIGNNWSAFDVLFSPGDFNGDGKADILARNATTKDLHLYRGNGSGGFQSGTGENIGNNWSAFDVVFSPGDFNGDGKADVVARNATTKDLHLYRGNGSGGFQSGTGENIGNNWSAFDKVFSAGDFNGDGKADILARNATTKDLHLYRGNGSGGFQGGTGENIGNNWSAFDLIFSPGDFNGDGKADVVARNATTKDLHLYRGNGSGGFQSGTGENIGNNWSAFDAIF encoded by the coding sequence ATGAACCTTTCTTTCGCATGGACTCGGCAGACGCGGCGGCGTGCCGGCAAGCCGGCCGGGCTGGTCGTGGCGATCTCGGCCGGGCTGGTGGTGGGGCTTCCCGGGCCGGCGGTGGCGGAGCCGACGCCGGGGCCGCAGGCCAGTGATGTCAACGCGGCGCGGGCTCTGGCGGCGTGTGATCCGAGTGGGACGACGGGGACGGACTCGGCGCTCGCGGCGGAGTTGAACGGCAAGCTCAAGGCGAAGATGCGCGGCTACATGTCGGCGTACCGGGTGTCGTGCGCGCGGATGGTGGTCAAAGCGGTGCGGGACAGAGGGCTGCACTCGCGGGCCGCGGTGATCGCGATCACGACGACGATCGTGGAGAGCAGCATCGACAACATCAGTGAGGAACTCGACCACGACAGTTTGGGGTTGTTCCAGCAGCGGGCTTCCTGGGGGACGCGAGCACAGCGTCTGGACCCGATATGGGCCACCAACGCTTTTCTGAACAAGATGCTGTCGAAGTATCCGAACAACGCCTGGCGGACGGCGCCGATCGGGGAGATATGCCAGGCGGTACAGGTGTCCGCCTACCCGGACCGGTACCAGCCGCAGGCCGGCGACGCGCAGATCATCGTGGACACGCTGTGGGGCGGGGTTTCGGCGACTGATTTCAGTGGCGACGGTAAGGCTGATGTGCTGGCGCGGAACGCCACCACCAAGGACCTGCACCTCTACCGGGGGAACGGCTCCGGGGGGTTCCAGAGCGGCACCGGCGAGAACATCGGCAACAACTGGAGCGCCTTCGACGTCCTCTTCTCGCCTGGCGACTTCAACGGGGACGGAAAGGCCGACATCCTGGCGCGGAACGCCACCACCAAGGACCTGCACCTCTACCGGGGTAACGGGTCCGGCGGGTTCCAGAGCGGCACCGGGGAGAACATCGGGAACAACTGGAGCGCATTCGATGTCGTGTTCTCGCCTGGCGACTTCAACGGGGACGGAAAGGCCGACGTGGTGGCTCGCAACGCCACCACCAAGGACCTGCACCTCTACCGCGGGAACGGCTCCGGCGGGTTCCAAAGCGGCACCGGGGAGAACATCGGCAACAACTGGAGCGCCTTCGACAAGGTCTTCTCCGCCGGCGACTTCAACGGCGACGGGAAAGCCGACATCCTCGCGCGGAACGCCACCACCAAGGACCTGCACCTCTACCGGGGGAACGGCTCCGGCGGGTTCCAAGGCGGCACCGGCGAGAACATCGGCAACAACTGGAGCGCTTTCGATCTGATCTTCTCGCCTGGCGACTTCAACGGGGACGGGAAAGCGGACGTGGTGGCGCGGAACGCCACCACCAAGGACCTGCACCTCTACCGCGGGAACGGCTCCGGCGGGTTCCAGAGCGGCACCGGCGAGAACATCGGCAACAACTGGAGCGCTTTCGACGCCATCTTCTGA